TCATCAGCACGCTACCGATCAACGGCACGAACGCCGCGATCAAGGTATAGACCAAGCTGCGGTTGACCATCCGTTCCGCTCGCGTGTCAAAGTCCGTGTCCTGCATCGTGCTTCGCAAACAATGCGGATAGAAAACGAACGTGGCCAACCATGCCATCCCAAAGTACGGATACGCCATCCCGATGCCGCCGCAGATCAACGACGATAGAAACAACTGCAGCGATGCCATCACATGAAAATCGGGACTGAGGTAATGGAAGATGATCGGGAACAAAATTCCCGACGAAATCCACATCGAACCGCCGATGATCGCCGCGCGATGCCCCAGTTCCAACATGTTTCCCAAGTCGCGGCTATCGACCCGTTGATCGTGACGCGAACAATCAACGGCGCGCACCATGCTGCGTGTTTGCAGGATCGCGAATACGGTCGCCAGCGGAAAATAGGTCAGATTCACGATCCACGAAATCCATCGAAGCGTTTCCTTTAGCGACTCGGTCTGCATGACTTCGTTCATGTTGTATTGATAATTCAAACCGCCGGCGATCGCGTGAGGGATCAATAGCACCAAACAAGCCATCACCCACGGTGACTGACGCGACAACCAGGCTCGCCAAGACGACTCGGGTGGATCGAACAACGTCGCCGCTTGAGGAAACAACGACAAACGCAAACGTCCCGCCATTTCGGCGCCGTCGCCAAACCGATCGGCCGGTTCGACCGACAACGCGCGGCGTAGCGTTTTCTCTAGCACACGTTCCGCCGCTGCGTGCGGCGCAGTTTCATCGCAATGCGGAACGGCAATCGCACAATCTCGCGACGCCAATTGGTCCTCGGCCGCATCGCTCCACGACAATGGCATCGCACTGGTTTGAAACGGTCGCCGACTCTGCCACAACTCCCACAACAGCACGGCCAACGAATAGATATCTGCCGGCTCACGAATCGTGTCTTGGTCGGCATGGTCTTTGTCGATGATCGCACGCAGATGCTCGGGCGACATATAGCCCAACGAACCGCCCAACGACGCGACTTTGCCAGCGTGTTCTTCCGAATCCGAAAAGCTGACATTGAAATCAGCAAGTTTTGGAATTCCCTCGGCCGACAACAACACGTTGGCCGGCTTGACGTCGCGGTGCAAGATCTGTTGCGAATGGGCTTCGTGGAGGGCGCGACAAAGATGGACTCCGACCCAGGCTACCACCTGGGGCCACGGCGATGCGGCAATCCACTGGCGCGTCGATGATTGATCGGGCACAACTTGCGCGGCTTCGAGTAATTGTTCATCCACCGACCGCAACAGCAACCATCCGCCCACGCCCGCCCGACCTTCCGCGGCGACGAACGATCGAAGCGTTTTCACGACGTCGGCAAGCGTGCCGCCCGGAACGAACTGCATGTACAAAAGGTGCACCGAAGAATCGCCGAGCATGCGTTGGTCGAACACGCGAACGATGTTGGGGTGATCGAATTGGGCCAACGATTCAGACTCGCCCCCCTTGCCGAACGACACCTTCAGCGCGACGAGCCGTCGCATCGAAATCTGCTGAGCCAAATAGACCTGGGCAAAAGCACCCTGACCGAGTTTTTGCAAGATCCGGAAGTCGTCAATCTGTTCGTCGATGCCGATCTCCGGCGGCACTTCCGCCATAGCCGCGGACGAGATAGCGGCGATGGATTGCTCCAGCGGCAACAACAGCGCCGCCAACTTTGGGAAACGACTTTGGTACTCGGCCACATCCGGCGACTCGCCCAACTCCTTTCGCAACTGCATTTCCTCCATCACCAAATCCAGCGGCAAATGGTCGGGCGACAGCAAGCTTGGATCGATGGACAGGTAGGCATCGATGCGTCGAAGACGCCCGGTTTCCGCGGACATCGCCATGTCGAGCTTGATCAATTCCACCAGCAAGATGCGACGCGTGTCGGTGTCAATCGCCGGCAAATACGAACCGAGTTCGGCCGGATCATCGACACACCCGTTGTCGGCAAGCCGTCCCAAGCACTCGCCCAACCAATCGTCTGCGTCCATCGGCGCGGCATCAGAAGCGATTGTTGTGTTCACTGGTTTTCACTCGGATGGTCTTGGTCGGTCACGGATTCGCTATTCTATAGGTTTGCTTTTCTGATGGGAGACCGTTCCTCCCCCAACATAGTCGGTCGAGTGTCGACCCTTGCAGCAATGCGTTTCCAATCGAGAACATCCAAGATGACTGTGAACGAATCGATCCACGATGGCGATGCCCCCGACGATGCGATCGACCAATCGCTGATCGATCGCATCAAACAACACGATGCCGATTCGCTGGGCCGGTACATCGAACGGCATCGATCGGGTTTGACGGGTTTTCTAAGATCCATCACAACGGCGCGTCTGTTGAGCGCGGTGGAACTGGACGATCTGCTTCAGGAAGTCGCTACGACCGCCGTCGCTAGCTTGGACACCGCGCCGCTGGACCAATACGAACCGATGCAGTGGTTGCAGCAAGTCGCGCGTCGCCGCGTCGTCGATGCCCATCGCTTTCACTTCGGTGCCCAGCGACGTGATTCGCGTCGTCAACAATCGTTGCACGCACCGGCGGGCGGTGGCGATCAAGAAATGGGGCTGGAACAGATGCTGGCCGCAAGCATGACGTCCCCCAGTGCAGCGTTCAGCCAAGACGTTCGGCTGAACCGAATGCAACAAGCCATCGCAAGTCTGGGTGAAGAACAACGAACAGTCATTCGCATGCGTTATGTCGACGGATTGGCAACGAAACAGATCGCCGAACAATTAGAAAAAACCGACGTCGCGATCCGCGTTCTGCTTTCACGAAGCATGCGGCAACTGGAAAAGCTGCTCGAAGACGTCAAGCCGACGCGATAACTGCGCCGCGATTACATGCCCTCCCTTTCCGATCGCTCAAGGGCCTGACTATCCGGACCGAGTCATTCGATCGCCTTCTTCGATGGAAGCTTTCGTTTTTGATTCACTGATTTTGCGCGCCTTTGCATCCGTGGACTCGTGCCCAGCGATGGTCCACCCAACTTTGCATTTTGTTGACGACCACCATGAATCAAACGTCTACGCCGCTCCTTGAACTGAACCATTTGAGTTACCACTACGGAAAACAGGTCGCGGTCGATTCCTTGGACCTGCAGGTTGCCGAAGGATCGTTCTTTGGACTTCTTGGCCCCAACGGTGCGGGGAAGACGACATCGATTCAGTGCATCGCGGGCCTGCTATCACAGTGGTCGGGCAAGATGATGTTTCGCGGCGAACCGTTCCAACCTGCCGAAAATGTCGAACATCGCAAACGGATCGGCTTTGTTCCTCAGGACCTAGCGATCTACGACGATCTTACCGCGATGGAGAATCTTGACTTCTTCGGCCGATTGGCGGGACTTGCGGGTGCCGAGCTAACGGCACAGGTCGATCGCGCCCTCGAGTTGGCGGGACTGGAAAGCCGCGCCAAAGATCGCACGGGCGCGTTTAGCGGTGGTATGAAACGACGATTGAACCTGGCGATCGGACAACTTCACCAACCCGAACTGCTGTTGCTTGACGAACCAACCGCGGGCGTCGATCCGCAAAGCCGCGCGCACCTGTTCGATGCGCTCACGCGTTTGAACGAATCAGGAATGACGATCGTGTATACGACTCATTACATGGAAGAAGCGGAAAGGTTGTGCGATCCGATCGCGATCATGAACGCCGGCAAGGTGATTGGATTGGGATCTGCGAAACAACTCGCGGAAGACGTTGGCGATCCCAACGCCGACTTGGAAACTGTCTTTTTAAGCCTGACCGGGCGTTCGCTTCGCGACGAATGACCTTCGCGATCAATCAACTACGGACTCCTTCATGAACTGGCTTCGAACCACTTGGCTGATCGCACGGAAAGACCTTCGGCTGTATTTTCGCGACCGCATGGCGTTGCTGCTCGGCTTTCTATTGCCGATCTCGCTGGTCACGGTATTCGGATTCGTATTCGGCCAGGGCAACGGCAGCGATGTCATGCCCAGGGTTTCGTTGTGGATCGCCGACAAGGATCAAACCGACGCGAGCGCCAACCTGATCGAATCGTTGCGGTCGTCCGAGATGCTGCGTGTGATGCCCAACGTGGACCAAAAAATCGATGTCGATGGGATCACTTGCAAAGTTGCCGACGGCGATGCCAGTCATGTGTTGGTGATCGAATCAGGCTTTGAAGCATCCGTTGCCGAAGGTGGTGAACAGGGCCTCCGGTTGATTCGAGACCCCGGTCGCGAGATGGAAGATCGATTGATTCAGTTGGGAATCACTCAGGCCATGTTTTCGGTTCGCGGAGGTGACTATTGGTCAACGGCGCTGCGACAACAGTTTGCCGATGCGGGGATGCCCGACGATCAACTGGACCGTTTCTCGGATCAAGCCGATCGGATGACTCAGATCATCGACGGCTGGGTCAGCAGCAGTGAAACCAATCCGCTGGCCGAAACCGACGCGGCCCAGTGGGGATTCTTCGGCGAATCGGACTCCATCAAGACCGAGGACGTGGCGCCGCCGAGTCGCCCCAAACGAGTGACGTACCAGCTTGCCCAAAGCGTTGCCGGCGTTTCGGTCATGATGCTGATGTTCGGAATGGCGAGTTGCGGAACGACGCTGTTGACCGAAAGGGACGAAGGAACGCTGTCGCGACTGCTGTCATCCAGCGTCCCGCGAGGAACGATTCTTGGGGGGAAAGTCACGTTCACGTTCATCATCGGCATGTTGCAAATGCTGGTCATGTTGCTGTACGGCGAACTCGTGTTCCGCGTGGGCGTGTTTCGTGATCCGATCACGCTGCTGGTGATTTCGGCCGTTTGGACGTTGGCCGCAACGAGTCTGGGCATGCTGATCGCGTCGTTTTCGCGGACACGAAAGCAAGCCGAATCGATGACCCCGATCATCTCGCTGACGCTGGCGTCGTTGGGCGGATGCATGTTTCCGCTTCAATTGCTTGACCTACCCGCTCCCGTCGAAATGCTGACCAAGAGCATGGTGACCTATTGGTCGATGTCGGCGTTCCAAGGGTACTTTTGGGATGCAATGAGTCTTGCGAATTCCAAGATGCTGTTCGCGGTTGCGGTTCAGTTGGCATTCGCGACTGTGATGATGTCGGTTGCCAGTTTGCTGTTTCGACGCAACTTCCTTCGCGGCTAGGAACGCCGCATGGAACGAAAACCCAAGCAAACGCGGAACACCACACCCGCGATTCGGGCATCCCGGTCGAGATTGTAAAAAGCAGCGATTTTTCAGGGCGGAATCACGGCTCTGCGTCTCATCCGATGGCGGCCGGTACGATAAGCTAGCGATCTCGTGATCCGCGTTCGTCGGGTCCATAAACGACAGTGAGGCGATTCCTCATCGCCGATGACCTTCGGTGCCCGATCATCGAACGACGTCACGAGAGCCACCGATTCAATTCATGAAAGACTCATAGGTCCGAAGTATGCTCTCCGTCACGCTGATCTCCTTTCTATTCTTCACCGGCTTGGTTGCCGTACTGACGTGGTATTTCACGCGAAACGATGATCACGAAAGCAGCAGCGGCTACTTTCTTGGTGGCCGCTCCCTGACCTTTCCGCTGATCGCCGGATCCTTGTTGCTGACCAACTTGTCGACCGAACAAATGGTCGGGCTCAATGGCGCCGCCTTCACAGACGGCTTGTGTGTCATGGTGTGGGAAGTCGTGGCCGTCATCGCGTTGGTGTTGATGGCTTGGTTTTTCCTGCCACGGTTTCTCAAAAGCGGCGTATCGACGCTTCCCGAGTACTTGGAAATTCGCTTCGATCACCAAACCCAAGTCATCACGAACTTGATTTTCTTGTTGGCTTACGTTGGCATCCTATTGCCGATCATTCTGTACACCGGCGCAACGGGGATGATGGGCATCTTGGATGTGCCGTCGATGCTGGGTGGCCTTGCCGAATCGATAGACCTTGATCCTAAGACACTATCACTGTGGGTGATCGTCTGGGGCGTCGGCATCATCGGCTCAATCTACGCGTTGTTCGGCGGATTGCGAACGGTCGCCGTCTCTGACACGCTCAACGGAATCGGCCTGCTGGTCGGCGGACTCATGATCACCATCTTTGCACTTTCGATGTTGGGTGGCGACGGTGGAATGTCGGCCGGTGCGACGCAACTGTTCGAGGAACAGAAAGAGCGATTCAATTCGGTCGGTGGCGAGAAGTCGTCGGTCCCCTTCGGCGCCATTTTCTCTGGCATCTTCCTGCTGAACCTTTTCTACTGGACGACCAACCAACAGATCATCCAACGAACCTTCGGTGCCAGCAGTTTGGCCGAAGGTCAAAAAGGCGTGTTATTGACCGGGGCCCTGAAGTTACTCGGCCCGATGTATCTGGTCGTGCCCGGCATGATCGCGTATAGCATTTTCGCAGGCGACGATATCAAACCGGACCAAGCCTACGGGTTGCTGGTCAACAAAGTGCTTCCGCCGTATCTGACCGGCTTTTTTGCTGCCGCCATGATCGGCGCGATCCTGTCCAGCTTCAACTCGGCACTGAACAGTTCGTGCACGCTGTTCAGTCTGGGCCTCTACAAGAATGTGTTCAACAAAAACGCCGACGAAGCCTCGGTCGTGCGAAGCGGCAAAGTATTCGGATGGATCGTCGCCATCGTTGCGATGGCGATCGCGCCGCTGCTTGCCAACACGACCAGCATCTTCGGCTACCTGCAAAAGATGAACGGGATGTACTTCATTCCGATCTTTGCCGTCGTGCTTGTCGGAATGGTCACCAAACGGGTTCCGGCGTTCGCCGCAAAACTGGCGCTGCTGATGGGATTCATCGTGATCGCGACCGGCTATTTCGTACCACCGTTCGACAAGATCGTTGCCTCACTTCACGAGTTCCATTTCCTCGGACTCGTATTCAGTTGGCTGGTGATCATGCAGTTGGTCATTGGCGAAATTTGGCCACGCGAGACCGAGTTTGTCCAACAAGATGTCGGCGCGGTGAACATGACACCATGGCGTTACGCAATTCCGGTCGGTCTGGTCTTGATCGTGATCGTGATCTCCATCTACGCCACATTCGCCGACTTCACGGTGCTCGATCTCTAGACGATCGGTGTATCCCCAGTCACCTACCTGTTCATGCGAAGCAAATAACTCTCCCAGGACCAAAGATGCGAAAGCGACTAATCCTCTCGGTGACACTTTTTTTCGCGATTGCGGTGCAGGCAATTGCCACGGTCGAAGGTGCGGAAAAGCCGAACATCATACTGTTCTTCGTCGACGACTTTGGCGCCCGCGATCTCTCCTGTTACGGCAGCTCGTTTTATGACACGCCGAACATGGACCGACTCGCCGCCGAAGGGATGCGATTCTCCGATGCTTACTCCGCCTATCCGCGATGCGTTCCTTCGCGACAGGGATTGTTGTCCGGAAAATATCCCTGCCGAATTGAAAACGAATCGATCCAATCGGGCCGACACGAACATCACCTCCCACTGGGCGACGTCACTTTCGGCGAGGCATTGAAGGACTTTGGTTACCAAACGTGCTACATCGGCAAGTGGCACCTGGGGCACGAAGGCGGTGATCCGGGAAAACAAGGATTCGACACGATCGTTCACTCCGGATCGGCGGGCGCAACCGGAAGCTTCTTTCATCCCTTTTCGGTGGAAAAAGGGCACTCCGTCGAGAATCCGATCGACAGCAGTGACGGCGATTATCTGGTCGATCGGATGACCGACAAGGCGGTCGAATATGTCCAGGCGAATAAGGGCGATCCGTTCCTGATGGTTATGGCGCACTATGCCGTTCATACGCCGATCGAAGCCCCCGACGACGTCACGCAAAAGTACAGCAAGAAGCTGCGAAAGGCCGGCGTCGCGGTGGGCGGAAAGCGAGACGACGCCGACTTTGTCATCGATCGACAAGGCATGACCAAGACGATCCAAAACAATCCGACCTACGCGGCGATGATTGAGAAGACGGACGATTCGTTGGGCCGAATCATGCGTGCGGTCACCGTCGCAGGCATCGAAGACAACACGATCATCATCCTGACATCGGATCACGGCGGACTGTCGACACGCGGTCTCGAAAATCGTCGTGGCGTTGCCACAACCAACGCACCCTTGCGACAAGGCAAGGGATCAATCTTTGAAGGCGGAACGCGGGTTCCGTTGATCGTGAAGTGGCCCGGCAATGTTGCCGTCGGGACAACGTCTTCCGTTCAAGTCACCGGCACCGACCACTATCCCACCATGCTTGAAATGGCCGGCGCACCGCTGCGCCCCGAGCAACATGTTGACGGTCGCAGCTACCTTCGAGCCCTTCATGGCGAAACCTACCAGCGTGATGCAATGTTCTGGTACAAGTGGCAGGCTCGCCCCGACAGCACCGGCGACACGCGTGCACTTTCGCTAGTCGAAGGCAACTTCAAACTGATTCATTGGATCGACGAAGACTTCACCGAGTTGTTCGACCTAAGCAGCGACATCGGCGAGCAAACCAACTTGGCAGGCAACATGCCCGAGCGCGCCGATGCCATGCTGAAGCGACTGCTCGCGACCGAACAATCGATCGGCGACCTGAGAGAAAAAGGCCGCAAAGAGCTGCAGCGCAGACTTGGCAAACGCAAAACGGATCCCGTCGGCAACTAGAAAAACCGATCGCCGCGTTACGGACCGAGGATTCGTTCTTATGCGGTTCGCTTGCGCCGCGAAAATCGCCAACCCGCCGCGACGCTCAAATATGCGAACATGGCCACAGAACTTGGCTCGGGAACCGGAGAGACGGTGAAGCTTAGATTGTTGTTGGCAGAAATGAGGCCCCCAACACTGCTGAGAAACGATCCGTCAGGACTCACCAGTTCGATCGCATAGGTCCCGTCCGCCAAGCCCGTCGTATCCAAGTCCAGCACGAACCATCGCGCCGACGAACCCACTTCCGGCAACACTTGCGCCGCGTTGGTGAATTCTTGGTTGATCAGAAACTGCGACGAGGAAGAGAAGTTGATCGTTGAAGTACTGAGGTTCCCAGACCCGAAAAAGGGATCCGCTGCCGTACCGCTGATCGAACCGACTTGTCCCGGCGGATCAACAATCAAACCACCGGCAAGGATGAAATCGGCAACGGCACCGGCCACAAGGTCACTCGACGCAGCATCCTGACCAATGAAAAAGTCGATCTGCTTGCCGGCACCTGCCGGCCCGAGATCAACATTGGTCGATCTCGCCGCCCCCACCGAAATCACGATGGCCGCAGACGAGTCCATCGCACCGGCGAAGACCGCAAGAACGGCAAACGAAACACGTAAATTTCGAAAGATACAGGACATAAAAGCACTCAAGGAGTTGTGTTCCAAAGCGGATCTAAACGCGGCAGATCAGACTAATCACTGCACCGGACAAATCCACCCAAATAGCAACATTCGCCACGAGATGACCGTCTAGGTTGCCTGGAACTTCAAAGGCAATGGAACGCCAGAGGCAGGGCGGTCGCGACACGCCTCCAAAGTAACACAGGCGTGGACGCAACAACGCCAGAAGCCTTAAACGCGGTCAACCGCTGACAGTGTTTGGCTACTCAATCGGCTGGCTTTAAGTTGAGTTTGTTGGTAACCGCAACAAGCCTTAGCGCATTACGGGCGTCATCGCCATCGAGGCTCCGCCTGCGGTTGGGGAATGCCTTATTTGATTGCAATCGACAACAAGCCATGGGAATTTAGAGCTAGCTGGTGCGTCTAAAGGCATCAACGCCCCTAAACGTGTCCCCCGGCAGCTGATTGGCTTACCCGTTGTTGGTTCCTAGCCAGTCGCGAAACGCAGTCCCCTGTTTTTCAAAGCGGAAAACACCCTCTCTGATGATGGCTACAAGCCTGCCTCCCAGAGCGAGTAGGGATCCGGCGAGTCGGCGGGCAAGCGACAACGTCTATTTTGGGCGTAGATGAGTTGTGAAAATCGCTCCGAAACTATGTCCTGCGTTCAGTTGCCCTTACAAAATAAGAGCGCAGGTTGCAGAGCTACCGTCCAGACACGAAAAAACCCCGCAAAACGCTCGGTTTCACGGGGTTTTTGGGGATGGACGATACAGAACTCGAATCTGTGACCTCCACGATGTCAACGTTATGGCACCTGGCGAAAACAGCGTGAATTGCGGCGTGAATCGTGATGCTGGCGAGTCGTTGCACCACTGGTTGCACCAGATTGCCGAATCGGGCGAACGGTCGGTCGTTTCGGGTTTGGCCGGTGCGATTGCTGAAACGTTGGGGCCGCAAGCTGTTAGACAGCTTATTGCTGACTTGCAGCGAACGGTGAAGGTTCAGGACGAAGGTGACGTTCTAGTCAAGCGGTGCACGTCTAATGGCAAGATCAACAAACGCTGGGGGCTAAAAAAGATCGCGGTGCCGGTGAGGGCACTGCGATCGGTTGAATGGCGGCTTGGTTAGACGGCCGCTTCGGTTTCTTTCATTGCGTCGATCAGGGAACTGGCCTGGCCGATCGACAGTTGATCCGGTGAGGCGACTTGGAATCG
The sequence above is a segment of the Rubripirellula tenax genome. Coding sequences within it:
- a CDS encoding serine/threonine protein kinase: MNTTIASDAAPMDADDWLGECLGRLADNGCVDDPAELGSYLPAIDTDTRRILLVELIKLDMAMSAETGRLRRIDAYLSIDPSLLSPDHLPLDLVMEEMQLRKELGESPDVAEYQSRFPKLAALLLPLEQSIAAISSAAMAEVPPEIGIDEQIDDFRILQKLGQGAFAQVYLAQQISMRRLVALKVSFGKGGESESLAQFDHPNIVRVFDQRMLGDSSVHLLYMQFVPGGTLADVVKTLRSFVAAEGRAGVGGWLLLRSVDEQLLEAAQVVPDQSSTRQWIAASPWPQVVAWVGVHLCRALHEAHSQQILHRDVKPANVLLSAEGIPKLADFNVSFSDSEEHAGKVASLGGSLGYMSPEHLRAIIDKDHADQDTIREPADIYSLAVLLWELWQSRRPFQTSAMPLSWSDAAEDQLASRDCAIAVPHCDETAPHAAAERVLEKTLRRALSVEPADRFGDGAEMAGRLRLSLFPQAATLFDPPESSWRAWLSRQSPWVMACLVLLIPHAIAGGLNYQYNMNEVMQTESLKETLRWISWIVNLTYFPLATVFAILQTRSMVRAVDCSRHDQRVDSRDLGNMLELGHRAAIIGGSMWISSGILFPIIFHYLSPDFHVMASLQLFLSSLICGGIGMAYPYFGMAWLATFVFYPHCLRSTMQDTDFDTRAERMVNRSLVYTLIAAFVPLIGSVLMIVIPSSSRWFMLAAVIAGMLGLLVAWFIHHRVVKAWSQMGQVLSTKGTTMPE
- a CDS encoding RNA polymerase sigma factor, with the translated sequence MTVNESIHDGDAPDDAIDQSLIDRIKQHDADSLGRYIERHRSGLTGFLRSITTARLLSAVELDDLLQEVATTAVASLDTAPLDQYEPMQWLQQVARRRVVDAHRFHFGAQRRDSRRQQSLHAPAGGGDQEMGLEQMLAASMTSPSAAFSQDVRLNRMQQAIASLGEEQRTVIRMRYVDGLATKQIAEQLEKTDVAIRVLLSRSMRQLEKLLEDVKPTR
- a CDS encoding ABC transporter ATP-binding protein, which codes for MNQTSTPLLELNHLSYHYGKQVAVDSLDLQVAEGSFFGLLGPNGAGKTTSIQCIAGLLSQWSGKMMFRGEPFQPAENVEHRKRIGFVPQDLAIYDDLTAMENLDFFGRLAGLAGAELTAQVDRALELAGLESRAKDRTGAFSGGMKRRLNLAIGQLHQPELLLLDEPTAGVDPQSRAHLFDALTRLNESGMTIVYTTHYMEEAERLCDPIAIMNAGKVIGLGSAKQLAEDVGDPNADLETVFLSLTGRSLRDE
- a CDS encoding ABC transporter permease, producing MNWLRTTWLIARKDLRLYFRDRMALLLGFLLPISLVTVFGFVFGQGNGSDVMPRVSLWIADKDQTDASANLIESLRSSEMLRVMPNVDQKIDVDGITCKVADGDASHVLVIESGFEASVAEGGEQGLRLIRDPGREMEDRLIQLGITQAMFSVRGGDYWSTALRQQFADAGMPDDQLDRFSDQADRMTQIIDGWVSSSETNPLAETDAAQWGFFGESDSIKTEDVAPPSRPKRVTYQLAQSVAGVSVMMLMFGMASCGTTLLTERDEGTLSRLLSSSVPRGTILGGKVTFTFIIGMLQMLVMLLYGELVFRVGVFRDPITLLVISAVWTLAATSLGMLIASFSRTRKQAESMTPIISLTLASLGGCMFPLQLLDLPAPVEMLTKSMVTYWSMSAFQGYFWDAMSLANSKMLFAVAVQLAFATVMMSVASLLFRRNFLRG
- a CDS encoding solute:sodium symporter family transporter, with the translated sequence MLSVTLISFLFFTGLVAVLTWYFTRNDDHESSSGYFLGGRSLTFPLIAGSLLLTNLSTEQMVGLNGAAFTDGLCVMVWEVVAVIALVLMAWFFLPRFLKSGVSTLPEYLEIRFDHQTQVITNLIFLLAYVGILLPIILYTGATGMMGILDVPSMLGGLAESIDLDPKTLSLWVIVWGVGIIGSIYALFGGLRTVAVSDTLNGIGLLVGGLMITIFALSMLGGDGGMSAGATQLFEEQKERFNSVGGEKSSVPFGAIFSGIFLLNLFYWTTNQQIIQRTFGASSLAEGQKGVLLTGALKLLGPMYLVVPGMIAYSIFAGDDIKPDQAYGLLVNKVLPPYLTGFFAAAMIGAILSSFNSALNSSCTLFSLGLYKNVFNKNADEASVVRSGKVFGWIVAIVAMAIAPLLANTTSIFGYLQKMNGMYFIPIFAVVLVGMVTKRVPAFAAKLALLMGFIVIATGYFVPPFDKIVASLHEFHFLGLVFSWLVIMQLVIGEIWPRETEFVQQDVGAVNMTPWRYAIPVGLVLIVIVISIYATFADFTVLDL
- a CDS encoding sulfatase — protein: MRKRLILSVTLFFAIAVQAIATVEGAEKPNIILFFVDDFGARDLSCYGSSFYDTPNMDRLAAEGMRFSDAYSAYPRCVPSRQGLLSGKYPCRIENESIQSGRHEHHLPLGDVTFGEALKDFGYQTCYIGKWHLGHEGGDPGKQGFDTIVHSGSAGATGSFFHPFSVEKGHSVENPIDSSDGDYLVDRMTDKAVEYVQANKGDPFLMVMAHYAVHTPIEAPDDVTQKYSKKLRKAGVAVGGKRDDADFVIDRQGMTKTIQNNPTYAAMIEKTDDSLGRIMRAVTVAGIEDNTIIILTSDHGGLSTRGLENRRGVATTNAPLRQGKGSIFEGGTRVPLIVKWPGNVAVGTTSSVQVTGTDHYPTMLEMAGAPLRPEQHVDGRSYLRALHGETYQRDAMFWYKWQARPDSTGDTRALSLVEGNFKLIHWIDEDFTELFDLSSDIGEQTNLAGNMPERADAMLKRLLATEQSIGDLREKGRKELQRRLGKRKTDPVGN